From Thermomonas sp. XSG, one genomic window encodes:
- a CDS encoding integrase arm-type DNA-binding domain-containing protein yields MLTDTKIRAQKPRERAYRVADAQGLCLEVRPSSAKVWRYRYRHAGQASMITLGEFPTMGLADARAERDRLRALVRSGANPAHVARVERITKAGQAATTFGAVGLELLEKRAKEGLSPQSVKRERRLIEKDMASIRDLPITEVTAPLLLDALRKLERRGVIETAHRARAHAGQVFRYAIATGRAERNPAADLTGALEQPKTTHLAALTEPAKIGKLLRAIDAYQGSPVTTAALKLAPLFFVRPGELRSARWADIDLEGAEWRYTASKTKTPHIVPLATQAIAILRELHPLTQRSEYVFPSVRGASRPMSENTINVALRTMGYDGSVMTGHGFRAMARTVLDEVLGFRPDFIEHQLAHAVRDPLGRAYNRTAHLAERKKMMQAWADYLYQLASETTCARK; encoded by the coding sequence ATGCTCACTGACACCAAGATCCGAGCCCAGAAGCCGCGTGAGCGCGCGTATCGCGTCGCTGATGCTCAGGGCCTATGCCTCGAGGTACGCCCGAGTAGCGCCAAAGTCTGGCGGTACCGCTACCGGCACGCCGGCCAGGCGAGCATGATCACCCTTGGCGAATTCCCAACCATGGGGCTGGCCGACGCTCGTGCAGAGCGAGACCGACTTCGGGCCCTGGTCCGATCTGGCGCGAATCCTGCGCACGTGGCTCGCGTAGAGCGCATCACAAAGGCCGGGCAGGCTGCGACCACCTTCGGCGCCGTTGGCTTGGAGTTGCTGGAGAAGCGCGCCAAGGAGGGGTTGAGCCCTCAGTCTGTAAAGCGCGAGCGCCGACTGATCGAGAAGGACATGGCCAGCATCCGAGACTTGCCGATCACAGAAGTGACTGCGCCGCTGCTTCTGGATGCGTTGCGAAAGCTTGAGCGTCGCGGAGTGATAGAGACCGCCCACCGCGCCCGAGCGCACGCGGGCCAGGTGTTCCGCTACGCCATCGCCACCGGCCGCGCTGAGCGGAACCCCGCGGCCGACCTGACGGGCGCTCTGGAGCAACCGAAGACAACCCATCTTGCCGCACTGACGGAGCCCGCAAAGATCGGGAAGCTGCTTAGGGCCATCGATGCCTACCAGGGCTCGCCAGTCACCACAGCCGCCCTCAAGCTCGCTCCGCTCTTCTTCGTTCGCCCAGGCGAGCTGCGAAGCGCCCGATGGGCTGACATCGACTTGGAGGGCGCTGAGTGGCGTTATACGGCCTCGAAGACCAAGACGCCCCATATCGTCCCCTTGGCAACCCAAGCAATTGCGATCCTCCGGGAGCTCCACCCTCTGACACAGCGGAGCGAGTACGTCTTTCCAAGTGTCCGCGGCGCGTCCAGGCCTATGAGCGAGAACACAATCAACGTGGCCCTACGGACAATGGGCTACGACGGGAGCGTGATGACTGGGCACGGCTTCCGCGCAATGGCTCGTACCGTGCTGGACGAGGTGCTTGGGTTCCGACCGGACTTCATCGAGCACCAGCTTGCCCATGCAGTCCGGGATCCGCTTGGGCGGGCCTATAACCGCACCGCGCACTTGGCGGAGCGGAAAAAAATGATGCAGGCGTGGGCGGACTACTTGTATCAACTCGCTAGTGAGACGACCTGCGCCAGGAAGTAG
- a CDS encoding SOS response-associated peptidase family protein, which yields MCYSAQAWQDYRKYKREFGATLGIAEYVRLFRQWQSGAETPKFPKALLDAFADASSGDEARIRHMIEALEAGQIAAVEQGLFALKKRLADAERALQTKITKKAQNDQRIATDKIGKASQRLRDLHRTSPLPRDARFFPGNYATVMVAEEGKRVVYPMRYGCRPAGKPAFYDTRYPGTYNARRDNLEGFWKGQFGHTHALIVVETFYENVEGKDGKNQVLQFTPRDGGPMYVPCLFSHWTDPKGLEPELWSFAAITDDPEPEVAAAGHDRTIINIKPEHIDAWLNPDYANLQELYAIFDDRQHPYYEYREAA from the coding sequence ATGTGCTATTCCGCCCAAGCTTGGCAGGACTACCGCAAGTACAAGCGGGAGTTCGGTGCGACCCTTGGCATCGCCGAGTACGTGCGCCTGTTCCGGCAATGGCAATCAGGCGCGGAGACTCCAAAGTTCCCCAAGGCGCTCCTGGATGCGTTCGCGGACGCCAGCAGTGGCGATGAGGCCCGAATCCGCCACATGATCGAAGCTTTGGAAGCTGGCCAGATCGCAGCCGTGGAGCAGGGGCTGTTCGCCCTGAAGAAGCGCTTGGCGGACGCCGAGCGCGCCTTGCAGACCAAGATCACCAAGAAGGCCCAGAACGACCAGCGGATTGCCACCGACAAGATCGGCAAGGCCTCCCAGCGGCTCAGAGACCTGCACCGCACAAGCCCCCTGCCGCGTGACGCCCGTTTTTTTCCGGGCAACTACGCGACGGTCATGGTGGCCGAAGAGGGCAAGCGCGTCGTCTATCCCATGCGCTACGGTTGCCGCCCGGCCGGCAAGCCGGCCTTCTACGACACCCGCTATCCCGGCACCTACAACGCCCGCCGGGACAATCTGGAGGGCTTCTGGAAGGGGCAGTTCGGGCACACTCATGCCCTAATCGTGGTCGAGACCTTCTACGAGAACGTCGAGGGCAAGGACGGCAAGAATCAGGTGCTGCAGTTCACGCCTCGGGACGGAGGGCCGATGTACGTGCCCTGCCTGTTTTCCCACTGGACCGACCCGAAGGGCCTCGAGCCGGAACTGTGGTCATTCGCCGCCATCACGGACGACCCGGAGCCGGAGGTCGCAGCCGCCGGCCACGACCGGACGATCATCAACATCAAGCCCGAGCACATCGACGCTTGGCTGAACCCCGATTACGCCAACCTGCAGGAGCTCTACGCCATCTTCGATGACCGCCAGCACCCGTATTACGAGTATCGGGAAGCTGCATAG
- the umuD gene encoding translesion error-prone DNA polymerase V autoproteolytic subunit yields MFDPPSPLLPPGVIGPADADAPELALPLLSNRVTCGFPSPAEDFYGENDALDLNRHCILNPVSTFFMRADTGISMINFGIYPDDTLIVDRSITPRHGHIVIAIWDSGFTCKQLQRRGRRFELHSGHPDYPPILVPPDMELEIWGVVTWNFRQLLGRKR; encoded by the coding sequence ATGTTCGATCCCCCCTCGCCCCTCCTCCCGCCTGGCGTCATCGGACCTGCCGATGCTGACGCGCCAGAGCTTGCGCTCCCCCTGCTGTCGAACCGGGTGACCTGCGGCTTCCCGTCGCCGGCCGAGGACTTCTATGGCGAGAACGACGCGCTGGACCTCAACCGGCACTGCATCCTCAATCCCGTCTCGACCTTCTTCATGCGGGCCGACACCGGGATCTCGATGATCAACTTCGGCATCTACCCCGACGACACGCTGATCGTGGATCGCAGCATCACGCCGCGACACGGCCACATCGTGATCGCCATCTGGGACAGTGGCTTCACCTGCAAGCAGCTGCAGCGGCGCGGCAGGCGTTTCGAGCTGCATTCCGGGCATCCGGACTATCCCCCGATCTTGGTTCCCCCCGACATGGAGCTGGAGATCTGGGGTGTCGTGACTTGGAACTTCCGTCAACTCCTGGGGCGCAAGCGATGA
- a CDS encoding Y-family DNA polymerase, whose protein sequence is MFGLVDGNNFYASCERAFKPELQGVPVCVLSNNDGCVIARSQECKDLGIGMGQPIHEVSPALRRQLRIFSANFALYGDLSGRVVSILRDQFARVEVYSIDESFVDFQGIRAERREQVAAEVRARIRQWVGIPCCVGIGPTKTLAKLANKLAKKTPHGIVTVLPGDAALERFPVEDVWGVGRRLTARLGAEGILTAADLCRADPETLRARYGVVLARTQRELQGIACADLEESEPDRKQIVVSRSFGREVVALEDLQQAAATFAQRACEKLRARSLQANGVWVWCNTNPFKPDAPQYHPSGAMSLIAPTSDTREVLRLAQHLVRAMYREGYRYKKAGVGLLDLTHGDHQQADLFAQADPRSKTLMDVMDRANARFGRGALGLASSAWRPRKGALEKPVWRMNQATLSGRYTTSWGELAVAR, encoded by the coding sequence ATGTTCGGCCTGGTCGACGGCAACAACTTCTATGCCTCCTGCGAGCGGGCGTTCAAGCCCGAGCTGCAGGGCGTGCCCGTCTGCGTGCTGTCCAACAACGACGGCTGCGTGATTGCGCGTAGCCAGGAGTGCAAGGATCTCGGGATTGGGATGGGCCAGCCCATCCATGAGGTGTCGCCGGCGCTGCGCCGGCAGCTGCGGATCTTCTCGGCCAACTTCGCCCTCTACGGCGACCTGTCGGGACGAGTGGTGTCGATCCTGCGCGACCAGTTCGCCCGGGTGGAGGTGTACTCCATCGACGAGTCCTTCGTGGACTTCCAAGGCATCCGGGCGGAACGGCGCGAGCAAGTCGCCGCCGAGGTGCGTGCCCGAATCCGGCAGTGGGTGGGCATTCCCTGCTGCGTGGGAATCGGGCCAACCAAGACACTGGCCAAGCTGGCCAACAAGCTTGCCAAGAAGACGCCCCACGGCATCGTGACAGTGCTGCCCGGTGATGCGGCGCTGGAGCGTTTCCCCGTGGAGGATGTCTGGGGCGTGGGGCGCCGCCTCACGGCGCGGCTGGGTGCCGAGGGCATCCTGACCGCGGCAGACCTGTGCCGCGCCGACCCCGAAACGCTCCGGGCGCGCTACGGCGTCGTGTTGGCCCGCACCCAGCGCGAGCTGCAGGGCATCGCCTGTGCGGACCTGGAAGAGAGCGAGCCGGACAGGAAGCAGATCGTGGTCAGCCGCTCCTTCGGCCGCGAGGTCGTCGCGTTGGAGGACCTGCAGCAGGCCGCGGCGACCTTCGCCCAGCGCGCCTGCGAGAAGCTGCGGGCCCGCTCCCTGCAGGCCAATGGCGTCTGGGTCTGGTGCAACACCAACCCCTTCAAGCCGGACGCCCCGCAATACCACCCTTCCGGCGCCATGTCCCTGATCGCCCCCACGTCCGACACCCGCGAGGTGCTGCGCTTGGCGCAGCACCTCGTGCGGGCGATGTATCGGGAGGGCTATCGCTACAAGAAGGCAGGCGTCGGCCTGCTGGATCTGACTCACGGCGACCACCAGCAAGCGGATCTGTTCGCACAGGCCGATCCGCGCTCCAAGACCCTGATGGACGTGATGGATCGGGCCAATGCGCGCTTCGGGAGAGGGGCGCTAGGACTGGCGTCGAGTGCCTGGCGTCCGCGCAAAGGGGCGCTAGAGAAGCCGGTATGGAGGATGAATCAGGCGACGCTGTCGGGGCGATATACGACAAGCTGGGGTGAGCTTGCTGTCGCCAGATAA
- a CDS encoding ATP-binding protein, whose translation MELKKLRIERFKKTKDLELDLSDVNLLVGTNGSGKSSVLQAVHLACCVMRQAERIEATKTATVGVEELDYLPTNDYKTLGHGANWGNKEGTPSSKVSMSFRKDDGSMVDAHCLLRSARNAGISISGHIPADLGQLLRTKRRFFSAYIPGISGVPNREERRSKKVIMKACSFGDSNVILRNALLLLKQDDPDNIQTIERWIASILGPISINVTHDEDKDLHISCDVTVNGVTRGLELAGTGFLQLIQIFCYVLLFNPGVLLIDEPDIHLHPDVQEKLVAALGKIAAERGIKIILSTHSPFVVRGAPPTTSVFWLHDGQIASKDRSVVERALGWGAFGKRVLMLSEDSNTSMLRNLLSQWPEVDRVTAVLPGLGYKSLATPKQAKELAEAMGGKFKIVVHRDRDSMTDDEANELISTYAAEGITLWLPAESDVEAYYCNPRFLEVFLGCTKADADAHLAGVLAKHSAAISQQFDSQRAAHNQEFHAGGGGPVNAAVWAGFQARPLKGAKGKFVFKQLKNAIPGNAYDELKVLGAPTGGVLGMDLKHLIEGIL comes from the coding sequence TTGGAACTCAAGAAACTTAGGATCGAGCGGTTCAAGAAGACCAAAGATCTCGAGCTCGACCTCTCGGACGTCAATCTGCTCGTCGGGACGAACGGGTCCGGAAAATCCTCCGTCCTGCAGGCAGTGCACTTGGCGTGCTGCGTGATGCGTCAAGCGGAAAGAATCGAGGCAACCAAAACCGCAACGGTCGGCGTAGAAGAGCTTGATTACCTCCCTACGAATGACTACAAGACGCTTGGCCACGGAGCGAACTGGGGCAACAAAGAAGGCACGCCGTCTTCCAAGGTCTCAATGTCGTTCCGAAAGGACGACGGGTCGATGGTGGATGCTCACTGCCTGCTGAGATCTGCAAGAAATGCAGGCATTTCAATTTCGGGGCACATCCCCGCCGACCTTGGCCAACTACTACGCACTAAGCGACGGTTCTTTTCTGCCTACATACCGGGCATTTCCGGCGTACCAAATCGGGAAGAAAGGCGATCGAAGAAAGTAATCATGAAGGCGTGCAGCTTCGGAGACTCGAACGTGATTCTCCGAAACGCACTTCTGCTCCTGAAGCAAGATGATCCAGACAACATTCAGACCATTGAGAGGTGGATTGCGTCGATTCTCGGCCCCATTTCAATCAACGTGACTCACGACGAAGACAAAGATCTTCATATTTCGTGCGACGTTACTGTGAACGGTGTCACCAGGGGGTTGGAACTGGCCGGAACTGGATTCCTCCAGCTCATTCAAATTTTCTGCTACGTCCTATTGTTCAACCCGGGCGTATTACTCATCGATGAGCCGGATATCCACCTACATCCAGACGTGCAAGAAAAACTGGTGGCTGCGCTGGGCAAGATCGCGGCGGAGAGAGGCATCAAGATCATCCTCTCTACGCATTCACCCTTCGTTGTGCGAGGAGCGCCTCCAACCACTAGTGTTTTTTGGCTGCATGACGGTCAAATCGCATCAAAAGACCGTTCAGTCGTCGAACGTGCATTGGGATGGGGTGCCTTCGGCAAGCGGGTGTTGATGCTTTCTGAAGACTCAAACACGTCAATGCTTAGAAATCTGCTGTCGCAATGGCCAGAGGTCGACCGCGTGACTGCTGTCCTACCCGGCCTCGGCTATAAGAGCCTCGCAACGCCTAAGCAAGCTAAAGAACTTGCGGAAGCAATGGGCGGCAAGTTCAAGATCGTCGTGCATCGAGATCGAGACTCGATGACTGACGACGAAGCTAACGAACTCATTTCAACGTACGCCGCAGAAGGGATCACGCTTTGGCTGCCCGCCGAGTCAGACGTGGAAGCGTATTACTGCAATCCGCGGTTTCTAGAGGTGTTCCTAGGCTGCACCAAGGCCGACGCGGACGCACATTTGGCAGGCGTCTTGGCCAAGCACAGTGCTGCGATTTCGCAGCAGTTTGATTCCCAGCGTGCCGCGCACAATCAGGAATTTCACGCGGGTGGCGGTGGCCCCGTGAACGCTGCGGTTTGGGCAGGATTCCAAGCTCGACCGCTCAAAGGCGCCAAGGGAAAGTTCGTGTTCAAGCAATTGAAGAACGCGATTCCTGGAAACGCGTACGACGAACTCAAGGTTCTGGGAGCTCCGACCGGGGGTGTATTAGGCATGGATCTGAAGCACCTCATTGAAGGAATTCTCTAG
- a CDS encoding tyrosine-type recombinase/integrase, producing MAIFHTPQSRHPWNKGKLVGQKAPLKLKDIWAIRIRLQLGQKVRDLALFNLAIDSKLRACDLVKLRVSDVSHGGQMASRAGVMQQKTGRPVQFEITQSTREAVQDWIQKAGLTSSDFLFTSRVSDSPHLSTRQYARIVHHWVEEAGLESASYGTHTMRRTKASLIYRRTRNLRAVQLLLGHTKLESTVRYLGIEVDDALEIAEQTDA from the coding sequence ATGGCAATTTTTCACACGCCTCAATCCCGGCACCCTTGGAACAAGGGAAAGCTGGTCGGCCAGAAGGCCCCGCTCAAGCTGAAGGACATCTGGGCTATCCGAATCAGGCTCCAGCTTGGCCAAAAGGTTCGTGACCTGGCCTTGTTCAATCTGGCGATCGACTCGAAGCTTCGAGCCTGCGACCTGGTGAAGCTCCGGGTATCAGACGTCTCTCATGGCGGGCAAATGGCGTCACGTGCCGGGGTGATGCAACAGAAGACGGGCCGACCCGTCCAGTTCGAGATCACCCAATCGACTCGTGAGGCCGTCCAGGATTGGATCCAGAAGGCCGGACTTACGTCATCGGACTTCCTGTTCACCAGCCGCGTTTCGGACTCGCCTCACCTGTCGACACGGCAGTACGCCCGGATAGTCCATCACTGGGTCGAGGAAGCCGGGCTCGAATCAGCCTCCTATGGAACCCACACGATGCGAAGGACCAAGGCATCGTTGATCTACCGCCGCACCAGGAACCTGCGTGCCGTCCAGCTCTTGCTTGGGCACACGAAGTTAGAGAGTACCGTGCGTTACCTAGGCATCGAGGTAGATGACGCCTTGGAGATCGCCGAGCAGACAGATGCCTGA
- a CDS encoding TorF family putative porin, which yields MALVVGGMSLASQTKAADFSGNAALTTDYVWRGSTQTQGDPAVQAGFKLSGDSGLYASIWGSNVRFAPEIGADTELDFTVGWGKALSDDWTADVNVLRYQYPSTAVDLNWTELNGTLTYRGNYWASVGWSNRALGYDAAGVYTLVGAKFPVNDALRIEASLARYSLDDAVVAGSGYSHGQLSAIWAFKAPLELRLTAHATDTRAKRLLGDDFAGSRIEASLQASF from the coding sequence TTGGCGCTGGTCGTGGGTGGCATGAGTCTGGCCTCGCAGACCAAGGCTGCCGACTTCAGCGGCAATGCCGCCCTTACCACCGACTACGTCTGGCGTGGCAGCACCCAGACGCAGGGCGATCCTGCCGTGCAGGCTGGCTTCAAGCTGTCCGGCGATTCCGGGCTCTACGCGTCCATCTGGGGCTCGAACGTCAGGTTCGCGCCGGAAATCGGGGCCGATACCGAACTGGATTTCACTGTCGGCTGGGGCAAGGCCCTTTCCGACGACTGGACCGCGGACGTCAACGTCCTGCGCTACCAGTACCCCTCGACCGCGGTCGACCTGAACTGGACCGAGCTCAACGGCACCCTGACCTACCGGGGCAACTACTGGGCATCAGTGGGTTGGTCGAATCGAGCGCTTGGCTATGATGCCGCGGGGGTCTACACGCTGGTCGGCGCGAAATTCCCGGTCAACGACGCGCTGCGCATCGAAGCCTCACTCGCCCGCTACTCCCTCGACGACGCGGTGGTCGCCGGCAGCGGCTATTCGCACGGCCAGCTCAGCGCGATCTGGGCGTTCAAGGCTCCGCTCGAGCTGCGCCTCACCGCGCACGCCACCGACACCCGTGCCAAGCGCCTCCTCGGTGATGACTTCGCCGGCAGCCGCATCGAAGCGTCGCTGCAGGCCAGCTTCTGA
- a CDS encoding potassium-transporting ATPase subunit F: MPIWLTFVCSAAVIVACAYLLYVILRPDRF; encoded by the coding sequence ATGCCCATCTGGCTCACCTTCGTTTGCAGCGCCGCGGTGATCGTGGCCTGCGCCTATCTGCTCTACGTGATCCTGCGCCCGGATCGGTTCTGA
- the kdpA gene encoding potassium-transporting ATPase subunit KdpA, with protein sequence MIETFLVFALAIGLGWPLGCYLAAVMRGGPMRGDRAFELIERPLYRLLGADPARGMNWRGYAKAFALSNLVVGLLVWALFMTQAWLPLNPDAIPNMRWDTALHTMVSFLTNTNQQHYSGQAQLSYLSQMVGIVGLQVITPMMGLALVVATLRALMGGRAVKRSADALSASTSEADVGNYWADVVRPTLRFMLPLCLLWSVLLTSQGVPSTLQAGPVATPVDASVEMKEQKIPLGPVAPMVAAKQLGSNGGGWYGPNSATPLENPTPLSNFIELLGILLIPVSVVFMVGPFTGRRRFTGLVFGSMLLMSVLSTGASLLLEQHGPFASALMEGKEVRLGGDASALWSSITTQVNNGSVDAMHDSLSPLTGLVSLGNMLINAIWGGVGCGLQQFLVYLLLAVFLAGLMTGRTPELFGRKIEAREVRLLSLLVLLQPIVVLGFTALTLAMPSITGNSNPGFHGISQVFYEYTSAFANNGSGFEGLGDATYWWNLSCAAVLALGRYPALIVPLAVAAGLACKRHAPEGPGSLRIETPTFALTTIAVIVILTLLQFMPALVLGPVADHLSLAAR encoded by the coding sequence ATGATCGAAACATTCCTCGTTTTCGCGCTGGCGATCGGCCTAGGTTGGCCGCTCGGGTGCTATCTCGCCGCGGTGATGCGCGGCGGGCCAATGCGCGGTGATCGCGCGTTCGAATTGATCGAAAGGCCGCTGTATCGGTTGCTCGGCGCCGATCCGGCGCGCGGCATGAATTGGCGCGGCTATGCCAAGGCCTTCGCCCTCAGCAATCTCGTCGTGGGCCTGCTGGTGTGGGCGCTGTTCATGACCCAGGCTTGGCTGCCGCTGAATCCCGACGCCATCCCCAACATGCGCTGGGACACCGCGCTGCACACGATGGTGTCGTTCCTGACCAACACCAACCAGCAGCACTACTCCGGCCAGGCGCAGCTGTCCTATCTCTCGCAGATGGTCGGCATCGTCGGCCTGCAGGTGATCACGCCGATGATGGGCCTGGCGCTGGTGGTGGCCACGCTGCGCGCGTTGATGGGCGGGCGAGCGGTCAAGCGCTCAGCCGATGCCCTGTCGGCATCGACCAGCGAAGCCGACGTCGGCAACTACTGGGCCGACGTGGTGCGCCCGACGCTGCGCTTCATGCTGCCGCTATGCCTGCTGTGGAGCGTGCTGCTGACCTCGCAGGGCGTGCCTTCAACCTTGCAGGCGGGGCCGGTGGCGACGCCGGTCGATGCCTCGGTGGAAATGAAGGAACAGAAGATCCCGCTGGGCCCGGTGGCACCGATGGTCGCAGCCAAGCAGCTGGGTTCCAACGGTGGCGGCTGGTATGGCCCCAACAGCGCGACGCCGCTGGAAAACCCGACCCCGCTGTCCAACTTCATCGAGCTGCTGGGCATCCTGCTGATCCCGGTGTCGGTGGTGTTCATGGTCGGCCCGTTCACCGGGCGCCGCCGCTTCACCGGGCTGGTATTCGGCAGCATGCTGCTGATGTCGGTCCTGTCCACCGGCGCGTCGCTGCTGCTGGAACAACACGGCCCGTTCGCGTCGGCGCTGATGGAAGGCAAGGAGGTTCGGCTCGGCGGCGACGCATCCGCGCTGTGGTCATCCATCACCACCCAGGTCAACAACGGCTCGGTCGATGCGATGCACGACTCGCTCAGCCCCCTGACCGGCCTGGTGTCGCTGGGCAACATGCTGATCAACGCGATCTGGGGCGGCGTGGGCTGCGGCCTGCAGCAGTTCCTGGTCTACCTGCTGCTGGCGGTGTTCCTGGCCGGCCTGATGACCGGGCGCACGCCGGAACTCTTCGGCCGCAAGATCGAGGCACGCGAAGTGCGGCTGCTGTCGCTGCTGGTATTGCTGCAGCCGATCGTGGTGCTGGGCTTCACCGCGCTGACGCTGGCGATGCCGTCGATCACCGGCAACTCCAATCCCGGCTTCCACGGCATCAGCCAGGTCTTCTACGAGTACACCTCCGCCTTCGCCAACAACGGCTCCGGCTTCGAGGGCCTGGGCGATGCCACCTACTGGTGGAACCTGAGCTGCGCGGCGGTACTGGCACTTGGCCGCTATCCCGCGCTGATCGTGCCGCTCGCCGTCGCCGCCGGCCTGGCCTGCAAGCGCCACGCGCCGGAAGGCCCCGGCAGCCTGCGCATCGAAACCCCCACCTTCGCGCTCACCACCATCGCGGTGATCGTGATCCTGACCCTGCTGCAGTTCATGCCCGCACTGGTGCTCGGCCCCGTCGCCGACCACCTGAGCCTGGCGGCGCGTTGA
- the kdpB gene encoding potassium-transporting ATPase subunit KdpB gives MIQQTYEAKTQRGHPALVDAAALRSSVRDAFLKLAPRHIVKSPVMAVVLVGTLLAALITISGNAAAGFGWTVTAILLVTVLFGNFAEAVAEARGRGQAASLRRARKDLVARKLHDPKGYATALRGDEVQLPAAELKPGDLVVISEGELIPADGEIVHGLATINEAAVTGESAPVLREAGTDRSGVIGGTKVLSDEIVVRVTAEPGHSFLDRMIALVEGANRQKTPNEIALTMLLAAMTLTFLVVCATLPAIGAFVGVKVDPLLLIALLVCLIPTTIGGLLPAIGIAGMNRALSANVLAKSGKAVEVAGDVDVLLLDKTGTITHGDRQATAFHALAGINAEQLRDAALLSSLADPTPEGKSIVRLAREQGAAMQDPAQAHYLQFTAQTRMSGVDLPGNGRDGGARVIRKGAGDAIERHVRSLGGEVPAELKARIEQVARQGATPLVVSEGKFVLGVVELSDVVKHGVKDKFARLRAMGIKTVMITGDNPLTAAAISAEAGVDDYIAEATPEDKLARIRSEQAGGRLVAMVGDGTNDAPALAQADVGLAMNSGTQAAKEAGNMVDLDSDPAKLLAVVEVGKQQLITRGALTTFSLANDVSKYFAILPALFAAAIPSMAALNVMGLSSPQNAVLAALIFNALVIPALIPLALRGVRFKPASATVLLRRNMLLYGVGGVLLPFVAIKLIDLALVATIGA, from the coding sequence ATGATCCAACAGACCTATGAAGCGAAAACGCAGCGCGGCCATCCCGCGCTGGTGGATGCCGCCGCGCTACGCTCCTCGGTGCGCGATGCGTTCCTGAAACTCGCGCCGCGCCACATCGTGAAAAGTCCGGTGATGGCAGTGGTGCTCGTCGGCACCCTGCTGGCCGCGCTGATCACGATCAGCGGCAATGCCGCCGCCGGCTTCGGCTGGACGGTGACCGCGATCCTGCTGGTCACCGTGCTGTTCGGCAATTTCGCCGAAGCGGTGGCCGAGGCGCGCGGCCGCGGCCAGGCCGCCTCGCTGCGGCGCGCGCGCAAGGATCTGGTGGCGCGCAAGCTGCACGATCCGAAGGGCTACGCCACCGCACTGCGCGGCGATGAAGTGCAACTCCCCGCCGCCGAATTGAAGCCCGGCGACCTGGTGGTGATCTCGGAAGGCGAGTTGATTCCCGCCGATGGCGAGATCGTGCACGGCCTGGCCACCATCAACGAGGCCGCGGTCACCGGCGAATCCGCGCCGGTGCTGCGCGAGGCCGGCACCGACCGCAGCGGCGTGATCGGCGGCACCAAGGTGCTGTCGGACGAGATCGTGGTGCGCGTCACTGCGGAACCGGGGCACAGCTTCCTCGACCGCATGATCGCACTGGTCGAAGGCGCGAACCGGCAGAAGACACCGAACGAGATCGCGCTGACCATGCTGCTGGCCGCGATGACCCTGACCTTCCTGGTCGTCTGCGCCACGCTGCCGGCAATCGGTGCCTTCGTCGGCGTCAAGGTCGATCCGCTGCTGCTGATCGCGCTGCTGGTCTGCCTGATCCCGACCACCATCGGCGGCCTGCTGCCGGCCATCGGCATCGCCGGCATGAACCGCGCGCTGTCGGCCAACGTGCTGGCCAAATCCGGCAAGGCGGTGGAAGTGGCCGGCGACGTGGACGTGCTGCTGCTCGACAAGACCGGCACGATTACCCACGGCGACCGCCAGGCCACCGCCTTCCATGCGCTGGCCGGCATCAATGCCGAACAGCTGCGCGATGCCGCGCTGCTGTCCTCGCTGGCCGACCCGACCCCGGAAGGCAAGTCCATCGTGCGTCTCGCGCGCGAACAGGGCGCGGCGATGCAGGATCCGGCGCAAGCGCATTACCTCCAGTTCACCGCGCAGACGCGCATGTCGGGCGTGGACTTGCCTGGCAACGGCCGCGACGGCGGCGCGCGGGTGATCCGCAAGGGCGCGGGCGATGCCATCGAACGCCATGTGCGCTCGCTCGGCGGCGAGGTGCCGGCCGAACTGAAGGCGCGCATCGAACAGGTCGCGCGCCAGGGCGCGACGCCGCTGGTGGTCAGCGAAGGCAAGTTCGTGCTCGGCGTGGTCGAGCTGTCCGACGTGGTCAAGCACGGCGTCAAGGACAAGTTCGCCCGCCTGCGCGCGATGGGCATCAAGACGGTGATGATCACCGGCGACAACCCGCTGACCGCCGCCGCCATCTCCGCCGAGGCCGGCGTGGACGATTACATCGCCGAAGCCACGCCCGAGGACAAGCTGGCGCGCATCCGCAGCGAACAGGCCGGCGGCCGGCTGGTGGCGATGGTCGGCGACGGCACCAACGACGCGCCGGCGCTGGCGCAGGCCGACGTGGGCCTGGCGATGAACTCCGGCACCCAGGCGGCGAAGGAAGCCGGCAACATGGTCGATCTGGATTCCGATCCGGCCAAGCTGCTGGCGGTGGTCGAAGTCGGCAAGCAGCAGCTCATCACCCGCGGCGCGCTGACCACGTTCTCGCTGGCCAACGATGTGTCCAAGTATTTCGCCATCCTGCCGGCGCTGTTCGCTGCAGCGATCCCCTCCATGGCTGCGTTGAACGTGATGGGTCTGTCCAGCCCGCAGAATGCCGTGCTGGCCGCGCTGATCTTCAACGCGCTGGTGATCCCGGCGCTGATCCCGCTCGCCCTGCGCGGCGTGCGCTTCAAGCCGGCCAGCGCCACCGTGCTGCTGCGCCGGAACATGCTGCTCTACGGCGTCGGCGGCGTGCTGCTGCCGTTCGTCGCCATCAAGCTGATCGACCTCGCGCTGGTCGCGACGATCGGCGCCTGA